One segment of Rosa chinensis cultivar Old Blush chromosome 6, RchiOBHm-V2, whole genome shotgun sequence DNA contains the following:
- the LOC112174275 gene encoding mitochondrial outer membrane protein porin 2 isoform X1, protein MGKSNHKKHKHNHKQPLFFSEFAHKSTELLTKGYYRGQIFSFTTHKDLLDLTSTIASNGRHTTAGVVGAYPYKNATFRVGVDKDLKIAANFTVSEKFLSGTKTTASLSFPDYKSSKLKFQCLREYAALAMSVSLNQYPAIKFSAAVGSSSVALGMEAEFMTTSRCFSKCSAGINMKGLNCNASIILENKGDLLNASYVHYLDPEKRNAAVVQFTQELSTKRSTLTVGGSCAVDSHTAVKARLDDRGRLRTNLRYNFRPKSCLSISGEFNTKAVDRSPKIGLELAIDL, encoded by the exons ATGGGCAAGTCTAATCATAAAAAACACAAGCACAATCACAAGCAACCTCTATTTTTCTCCGAGTTTGCTCACAAATCTACAG AGTTGCTTACAAAGGGTTACTACAGAGGCCAGATATTTAGCTTCACAACCCACAAAGATCTACTG GACCTTACTTCAACCATTGCAAGTAATGGAAGACACACAACTGCAGGTGTGGTAGGAGCATACCCATATAAAAATGCAACCTTTAGAGTTGGAGTTGACAAGGATTTAAAA ATTGCAGCAAACTTCACTGTAAGTGAGAAGTTTCTTTCAGGCACAAAGACTACAGCTTCATTGAGCTTCCCTGATTACAAATCTAGCAAG CTCAAATTTCAATGTCTCCGAGAATATGCTGCTCTAGCCATGTCTGTTTCTCTGAACCAGTATCCTGCAATCAAATTTTCAGCTGCTGTTGGTTCTTCAAGTGTTGCCCTTGGCATGGAGGCAGAGTTCATGACTACTTCTAGATGTTTCTCCAAGTGCAGCGCAGGCATTAACATGAAGGGTCTCAATTGCAATGCTTCAATAATTCT GGAAAACAAAGGTGACTTGCTAAATGCATCATATGTTCATTATCTTGATCCAGAGAAGAGGAATGCAGCAGTGGTACAGTTCACTCAAGAACTCTCAACAAAGAGAAGCACCTTAACCGTTGGAGGATCATGTGCTGTTGATAGTCATACAGCAGTGAAGGCTAGACTCGATGATCGAGGGAGGTTAAGAACTAACCTAAGGTACAATTTCAGACCCAAGTCATGCTTGTCTATCTCTGGAGAGTTCAACACCAAGGCAGTTGACAGGAGTCCTAAAATTGGTCTGGAACTTGCTATTGATCTCTGA
- the LOC112174275 gene encoding mitochondrial outer membrane protein porin 5 isoform X2, with product MGKSNHKKHKHNHKQPLFFSEFAHKSTELLTKGYYRGQIFSFTTHKDLLDLTSTIASNGRHTTAGVVGAYPYKNATFRVGVDKDLKIAANFTVSEKFLSGTKTTASLSFPDYKSSKLKFQCLREYAALAMSVSLNQYPAIKFSAAVGSSSVALGMEAEFMTTSRCFSKCSAGINMKGLNCNASIILEEECSSGTVHSRTLNKEKHLNRWRIMCC from the exons ATGGGCAAGTCTAATCATAAAAAACACAAGCACAATCACAAGCAACCTCTATTTTTCTCCGAGTTTGCTCACAAATCTACAG AGTTGCTTACAAAGGGTTACTACAGAGGCCAGATATTTAGCTTCACAACCCACAAAGATCTACTG GACCTTACTTCAACCATTGCAAGTAATGGAAGACACACAACTGCAGGTGTGGTAGGAGCATACCCATATAAAAATGCAACCTTTAGAGTTGGAGTTGACAAGGATTTAAAA ATTGCAGCAAACTTCACTGTAAGTGAGAAGTTTCTTTCAGGCACAAAGACTACAGCTTCATTGAGCTTCCCTGATTACAAATCTAGCAAG CTCAAATTTCAATGTCTCCGAGAATATGCTGCTCTAGCCATGTCTGTTTCTCTGAACCAGTATCCTGCAATCAAATTTTCAGCTGCTGTTGGTTCTTCAAGTGTTGCCCTTGGCATGGAGGCAGAGTTCATGACTACTTCTAGATGTTTCTCCAAGTGCAGCGCAGGCATTAACATGAAGGGTCTCAATTGCAATGCTTCAATAATTCT AGAAGAGGAATGCAGCAGTGGTACAGTTCACTCAAGAACTCTCAACAAAGAGAAGCACCTTAACCGTTGGAGGATCATGTGCTGTTGA
- the LOC112174276 gene encoding uncharacterized protein LOC112174276 — translation MELASMAASSNFSILNPRNPYRTQIASSSLHPSIQNSTTPVQNKKEDSIEVTMPTMSEILDSSRSQKLDLKLQTLGPFFRITAKSLETEKELGRAEGFIRVWLSGRILHLDSIKLRRETIGMEKSIFGIGLFIGAVAIRHGYDCGCDKAELLAINDSDKYHHKLVRFYSRIGFKAVYEVTGSTFGDLAHMLVWGGVGTRMDAKVEALLIKWCSRFKSRQ, via the exons ATGGAACTAGCCTCAATGGCTGCAAGTTCCAACTTCTCCATACTGAACCCCAGAAACCCATATAGAACCCAAATTGCTTCTTCATCACTGCACCCATCAATCCAGAATAGCACCACCCCAGTTCAGAATAAAAAGGAGGATAGCATTGAAGTTACTATGCCAACCATGTCTGAGATATTGGACTCATCGAGGTCCCAGAAGCTTGACCTTAAGCTTCAAACTCTAGGACCCTTTTTCAGAATCACAGCCAAAAGCTTGgaaacagagaaagagctcgGCAGGGCTGAGGGGTTCATAAGGGTATGGCTAAGCGGGAGAATTCTTCACTTGGATTCAATCAAGTTGCGAAGAGAGACGATTGGAATGGAGAAGTCAATCTTTGGCATTGGTTTGTTCATTGGAGCTGTTGCAATTAGACATGGCTATGATTGTGGTTGCGACAAAGCTGAGTTGCTGGCTATCAATGACTCTGACAAATACCATCACAAG CTTGTTAGGTTCTATTCAAGAATTGGATTCAAAGCTGTGTATGAAGTAACTGGTTCAACATTTGGGGACCTTGCCCACATGTTGGTCTGGGGAGGAGTTGGGACAAGAATGGATGCCAAAGTTGAAGCACTTCTGATAAAATGGTGCAGCAGGTTCAAATCTCGACAGTGA
- the LOC112172674 gene encoding DNA polymerase kappa: MANSETAGDAARPWQSYTTVYTNAKAGMEGVDKEKVQRVVYEMSKGSEYFKNEERKEALIKEKIENMRARGAKLTAADLAHYQKVADKRVVELEAMRDLSRVWIHVDMDAFYAAVETLSEPSLKGKPMAVGGMSMISTANYEARRFGVRAAMPGFIARKLCPELVFVPTDFKKYTYYSDLTRKVFRKYDPNFLAASLDEAYLDVTEVCKEKGTTGEEIAKELRDGVNEETGLTCSAGVAPNRLLAKVCSDINKPNGQFILPSNRMAVMTFISSLPVRKIGGIGKVTEHILRDALGISTCEEILQKSSYICALFSHSTADFFLSVGLAIGRTGTPEVRLRKSISNERTFSATGDETFLYCKLAEIAEMLSTDLQKEGLFGRTLTLKLKTASFEVRTRAVTSQKYVCSTEDILKHASKLLKAELPVSIRLIGLRVSHFDEEKGGPSDPTQKSLTDYLLSGDASRKTMGDQISLDSDNIDHRFIHGEECCLFIETHETYPCDHGDSLDGNACSNADDRKSILVNTSEEKEKHDESRGNASAEKMNSNDIQTGENVQNRVSPLLRVGYSFHGNSEGSSIERANSATSSLQDFPIPSSHQEELLLWVDDYKCSICGIEVPPDFVEERQEHFDFHLAEKLQNDESGINLRTSMPKQRTVNKNHDLSRRKHKKHKSSPKESKHIPIDVFFVKSSQNF; this comes from the exons ATGGCCAATTCAGAAACCGCCGGCGACGCCGCTCGGCCGTGGCAGTCCTACACCACCGTCTACACCAATGCCAAAGCCG GTATGGAAGGCGTGGATAAAGAGAAGGTTCAGAGAGTAGTGTATGAAATGAGCAAAGGGTCGGAGTATTTTAAGAACGAGGAGCGCAAGGAGGCTTTGATTAAGGAGAAGATAGAGAACATGCGTGCTCGGGGTGCAAAGCTCACCGCCGCAGATTTGGCTCACTATCAGAAG GTTGCTGATAAGAGAGTTGTGGAGTTAGAAGCAATGCGTGACCTGTCGAGGGTTTGGATACATGTGGATATGGATGCTTTCTATGCAGCTGTTGAGACTTTAAGTGAGCCGTCGTTGAAGGGAAAGCCCATGGCTGTTGGTGGTATGTCTATGATCTCGACTGCTAATTATGAG GCAAGGAGATTTGGGGTTCGAGCTGCAATGCCTGGCTTCATTGCTCGTAAATTATGTCCGGAGTTAGTTTTTGTTCCAACAGATTTCAAGAAGTACACTTATTACAGTGATTTAACTAGAAAAG TGTTTCGGAAGTATGATCCTAACTTCCTGGCTGCTAGTTTAGACGAAGCGTACCTTGATGTTACTGAGGTTTGCAAAGAAAAGGGCACTACTGGGGAAGAA ATTGCCAAAGAACTCAGAGATGGTGTTAATGAAGAGACTGGTCTAACATGTAGCGCTGGAGTAGCACCAAACCGTCTACTTGCTAAG GTTTGTTCAGATATAAACAAGCCGAATGGACAGTTTATTTTACCAAGCAATCGAATGGCTGTGATGACATTTATATCCTCACTTCCTGTACGAAAG ATTGGGGGGATTGGAAAAGTCACCGAACATATTTTAAGGGATGCTCTTGGAATTAGTACTTGCGAGGAGATTCTGCAAAAGAGCAGTTATATCTGTGCACTATTTTCTCATTCTACGGCAG ATTTTTTCCTCTCTGTGGGACTTGCCATCGGGAGGACAGGTACTCCTGAAGTCAGATTGAGGAAAAGTATAAGTAACGAGAGGACATTTTCAGCCACAGGGGATGAAACATTTCTCTATTGTAAATTAG CTGAGATCGCAGAGATGCTATCTACTGACTTGCAAAAGGAGGGCCTTTTTGGGCGTACATTGACTCTTAAACTCAAAACCGCATCTTTTGAG GTTCGCACCAGAGCTGTGACTTCTCAAAAATATGTATGCTCGACTGAGGATATATTGAAGCATGCTTCCAAGTTGCTTAAAGCTGAACTTCCTGTTTCTATAAGGCTGATAG GTTTGCGGGTGTCTCATTTTGATGAAGAAAAGGGTGGTCCATCAGATCCCACACAAAAATCTCTCACCGACTATCTTTTATCAGGAGATGCTTCAAGGAAAACTATGGGTGATCAAATCTCCTTGGACTCGGACAATATTGATCATCGCTTCATACACGGTGAAGAATGCTGTTTATTTATAGAAACCCATGAAACATATCCATGTGATCATGGAGATTCTTTAGATGGCAATGCTTGTTCAAATGCTGATGACCGTAAGTCTATTTTGGTCAACACTtctgaagaaaaggaaaaacatgATGAATCCAGGGGTAATGCAAGTGCTGAAAAG ATGAATTCAAATGACATACAGACTGGGGAAAATGTACAAAACAGAGTTTCACCATTGTTGAGAGTAGGTTATTCTTTTCATGGGAACTCCGAGGGCAGTAGCATAGAAAGAGCAAATAGTGCAACTAGCAGTCTTCAGGATTTTCCAATTCCTTCATCTCATCAGGAAGAGTTGCTTTTGTGGGTGGATGACTACAAGTGCTCGATATGTGGAATAGAAGTGCCACCAGATTTTGTTGAAGAACGGCAAGAACACTTTGATTTTCATCTTGCCGAGAAGCTTCAAAACGATGAATCTGGCATTAACCTAAGAACTTCCATGCCAAAGCAGAG AACTGTAAACAAGAATCACGATTTGAGCAGAAGGAAACACAAAAAGCATAAATCATCTCCAAAAGAAAGCAAACACATACCTATTGATGTGTTCTTTGTTAAGAGCAGTCAGAACTTCTAA